In Dehalococcoidia bacterium, a genomic segment contains:
- a CDS encoding glucosidase: MMAEHDRLEESRQHTAPWKRWGPYLAERQWGTVREDYSEFGAAWDYLPHDHARSRAYRWGEDGLLGICDDHGLLCFALALWNGADPILKERLFGLSGPEGNHGEDVKECYFFLDSTPTHSYMKALYKYPQRAFPYTDLLEENRRRGRAAPEYELIDTGVFAENRYFDVLVEYAKAAPDDVLIRVSATNRGPDPAPLHLLPTLWFRNTWSWRTGEARPELRAGGQAPDGSRQIVAQHPSAPLAQYWLACEGAPALLFTENETNFQRLYGSANRTPYVKDAFHAAVVQGDEEAGNPAQTGTKAAAHYAQTVAPGATATVRLRLSHAAHDAPFAEFDEVFRLRQAEANEFYATFTSPATSADERLVQRQAFAGMLWSKQFYDYDVAVWLDGDPAEPPPPERRKHGRNADWRHLNNANIISMPDTWEYPWYAAWDLAFHCLPLALIDPHFAKRQLVQLTREWYMHPNGQLPAYEWAFGDVNPPVHAWAAWRVYKIEQRLTGTGDRAFLERVFHKLLLNFTWWVNRKDPEGRNVFQGGFLGLDNIGVFDRSAALPDGGHIEQSDGTSWMGMFSLNMMTIALELALSNPVYEDIATKFFEHFLFIASAMNDLGGTGISLWDDEDEFFYDVLNVPGRSPLRMKVRSLVGLIPLFAVETVEPAVLDRLPAFKQRLEWFLEHRPELAALVSRWYEPGAGELRLLALVRGHRMKALLKRALDPTEFLSDYGVRSLSKYHKDHPYSVEAGGMVHSVDYEPAESTTGLFGGNSNWRGPVWFPVNYLLIESLQKFHHYYSDDFKVECPTGSGRYLTLMEIASELSQRLMRIFLRDEHGSRAVFGGKAQLNTDPRWCDCVPFYEYFHGDTGAGLGAGHQTGWTGLVAKLIEQQGRLNPHELGVG, translated from the coding sequence ATGATGGCGGAGCACGACCGGCTGGAAGAGTCGCGCCAGCACACGGCGCCGTGGAAGCGCTGGGGGCCGTATCTTGCCGAGCGCCAGTGGGGCACGGTGCGCGAGGACTACTCCGAGTTCGGCGCCGCCTGGGACTACCTGCCCCACGACCACGCCCGCTCGCGCGCCTACCGCTGGGGCGAGGACGGCCTGCTCGGCATCTGCGACGACCACGGCCTGCTCTGCTTCGCCCTCGCCCTCTGGAACGGCGCCGACCCGATCCTCAAGGAGCGGCTGTTCGGCCTCAGCGGGCCGGAGGGCAACCACGGCGAAGACGTGAAGGAGTGCTACTTCTTCCTCGACAGCACGCCCACGCACTCCTACATGAAGGCGCTGTACAAGTACCCACAACGCGCCTTCCCCTACACCGACCTGCTCGAGGAGAACCGCCGCCGCGGCCGCGCCGCGCCCGAGTACGAGCTGATCGACACCGGCGTCTTCGCCGAGAACCGCTACTTCGACGTCCTGGTCGAATACGCCAAGGCCGCGCCGGACGACGTGCTGATCCGCGTCAGCGCCACAAACCGCGGGCCGGACCCGGCGCCGCTGCACCTGCTGCCCACGCTCTGGTTCCGCAACACCTGGAGCTGGCGCACGGGCGAGGCGCGGCCGGAGCTGCGCGCCGGCGGCCAGGCGCCGGACGGCAGCCGCCAGATCGTGGCGCAGCACCCGAGCGCGCCGCTGGCGCAGTACTGGCTCGCCTGCGAGGGCGCGCCGGCGCTGCTCTTCACCGAGAACGAGACCAACTTCCAGCGGCTGTACGGCTCCGCAAACCGCACGCCCTACGTCAAGGACGCCTTCCACGCGGCCGTCGTGCAGGGCGACGAGGAGGCCGGCAATCCGGCGCAGACGGGCACCAAAGCCGCCGCGCACTACGCGCAGACCGTCGCGCCGGGCGCGACCGCGACGGTGCGGCTGCGCCTCTCGCACGCCGCGCACGACGCGCCCTTCGCCGAGTTTGACGAGGTCTTCCGCCTGCGGCAGGCCGAGGCGAACGAGTTCTACGCGACCTTCACCAGCCCGGCCACCAGCGCCGACGAGCGCCTGGTGCAGCGCCAGGCGTTCGCCGGCATGCTCTGGAGCAAGCAGTTCTACGACTACGACGTCGCCGTCTGGCTGGACGGCGACCCGGCCGAGCCGCCACCGCCCGAACGGCGTAAGCACGGCCGCAATGCCGACTGGCGCCACCTCAACAACGCCAACATCATCTCCATGCCCGACACCTGGGAGTATCCGTGGTACGCGGCCTGGGACCTCGCCTTCCACTGCCTGCCGCTGGCGCTGATCGACCCGCACTTTGCCAAGCGCCAGCTCGTGCAGCTCACGCGCGAGTGGTACATGCATCCCAACGGCCAGTTGCCCGCCTACGAGTGGGCCTTCGGCGACGTGAATCCACCGGTGCACGCTTGGGCCGCCTGGCGCGTCTACAAGATCGAGCAGCGCCTCACGGGCACGGGCGACCGCGCCTTTCTGGAGCGCGTCTTCCACAAGCTCTTACTCAACTTCACCTGGTGGGTGAACCGCAAAGACCCCGAAGGCCGCAACGTCTTCCAGGGCGGCTTTCTCGGCCTGGACAACATCGGCGTCTTCGACCGCTCGGCGGCGCTGCCCGACGGCGGCCACATCGAGCAGAGCGACGGCACGAGCTGGATGGGCATGTTCAGCCTGAACATGATGACGATCGCGCTCGAGCTGGCGCTGAGCAACCCCGTCTACGAGGACATCGCCACCAAGTTCTTCGAGCACTTTCTCTTCATCGCCTCGGCCATGAACGACCTGGGCGGCACCGGCATCTCGCTCTGGGACGACGAGGACGAGTTCTTCTACGACGTGCTGAACGTGCCCGGCCGCTCGCCGCTGCGCATGAAGGTGCGCTCGCTCGTCGGGCTGATCCCGCTCTTCGCTGTGGAGACGGTCGAGCCGGCGGTGCTCGATCGGCTGCCCGCCTTCAAGCAGCGGCTGGAGTGGTTCCTGGAGCACCGGCCGGAGCTGGCGGCGCTCGTCTCACGCTGGTACGAGCCGGGGGCGGGCGAGCTGCGCCTGCTGGCGCTGGTGCGCGGCCACCGCATGAAGGCGCTGCTCAAGCGGGCGCTGGACCCCACCGAGTTTTTGAGCGACTACGGCGTGCGCTCGCTGAGCAAGTACCACAAGGACCACCCGTACTCGGTCGAGGCGGGCGGCATGGTGCACTCGGTGGACTACGAGCCGGCCGAATCGACCACCGGCCTGTTCGGCGGCAACTCGAACTGGCGCGGGCCGGTCTGGTTCCCGGTGAATTACCTGCTGATCGAGTCGCTGCAGAAGTTCCACCACTACTACAGCGACGACTTCAAGGTGGAATGCCCGACCGGCTCCGGCCGCTACCTGACGCTGATGGAGATCGCCAGCGAGCTGTCGCAGCGGCTGATGCGCATCTTCCTGCGCGACGAGCACGGCAGCCGCGCCGTCTTCGGCGGCAAGGCGCAGCTCAACACGGACCCGCGCTGGTGCGACTGTGTGCCCTTTTACGAATACTTCCACGGCGATACGGGCGCGGGCCTGGGCGCCGGCCACCAGACCGGCTGGACGGGCCTCGTCGCCAAGCTGATCGAGCAGCAGGGCCGCCTCAACCCGCACGAGCTGGGCGTGGGCTGA
- a CDS encoding DUF5615 family PIN-like protein, whose protein sequence is MISYYLDENLSCEIAALVRKRGIDALCSHECGNDGTTDAEQLAFAAACGCCLVTNDPEDFIGLADEYARSVRQHAGILLLPRSLTPEAANFDRIAQALARYAGPYPNGMQHIDWLRPMPET, encoded by the coding sequence GTGATCAGCTACTACCTCGACGAAAACCTGTCGTGTGAGATCGCCGCACTCGTGCGCAAACGCGGAATCGACGCGCTGTGCTCGCACGAGTGCGGCAACGATGGCACAACCGATGCGGAGCAGCTCGCCTTCGCCGCTGCCTGCGGCTGTTGCCTCGTCACTAACGATCCGGAGGACTTCATCGGTCTCGCGGATGAGTACGCCCGCAGTGTCAGGCAGCACGCGGGGATCCTCCTGCTGCCGCGCTCGCTGACGCCGGAAGCAGCCAACTTTGATCGCATCGCACAGGCGCTGGCGCGTTACGCCGGGCCGTATCCCAACGGCATGCAGCACATCGATTGGCTGCGGCCCATGCCGGAAACGTAG